In Arthrobacter sp. StoSoilB5, one genomic interval encodes:
- the lipA gene encoding lipoyl synthase codes for MTLAPEGRKLLRVEQRNSAVPVERKPEWIKAKVQMGPEFVGLKNLVKKEGLHTVCEEAGCPNIFECWEDKEATFLIGGSECTRRCDFCQIDTGKPSPVDMFEPTKVARSVQAMQLRYATVTGVARDDLADEGVRLYAETVRKIHELNPGTGVELLIPDFSGKPEHIKAICDSKPEVFAHNVETVPRIFKRIRPAFRYERSLDVITQGRDLGMVTKSNLILGMGETREEISEALRDLHAAGCDLITITQYLRPSERHLPVDRWVKPQEFVDLQHEAEEIGFLGVMSGPLVRSSYRAGRLWATAMRKKGWEIPAALAHIESSGTTRQEASTILAAHA; via the coding sequence ATGACCCTGGCACCTGAAGGCCGTAAGTTGCTGCGCGTTGAGCAGCGCAACTCGGCTGTCCCGGTTGAACGCAAGCCCGAGTGGATCAAGGCCAAGGTCCAGATGGGGCCGGAGTTCGTCGGGCTGAAGAACCTGGTGAAGAAGGAAGGCCTGCACACCGTGTGTGAGGAGGCCGGCTGCCCGAACATTTTCGAGTGCTGGGAAGACAAGGAAGCGACGTTCCTGATCGGCGGGTCCGAATGCACGCGGCGCTGTGATTTCTGCCAGATCGATACCGGCAAACCGTCCCCTGTGGACATGTTCGAACCCACCAAGGTGGCCCGGAGTGTCCAGGCCATGCAGCTGCGCTACGCCACGGTGACCGGGGTGGCCCGTGATGACCTCGCCGACGAGGGCGTGCGGCTGTACGCCGAAACGGTCCGCAAGATCCACGAACTGAACCCCGGCACCGGGGTGGAGCTGCTGATCCCGGACTTCTCCGGCAAACCCGAACACATCAAGGCGATCTGCGATTCCAAGCCCGAGGTGTTCGCGCACAACGTGGAGACCGTGCCGCGGATCTTCAAGCGGATCCGCCCGGCGTTCCGGTACGAACGTTCCCTGGATGTCATCACCCAGGGCCGGGACCTGGGCATGGTGACCAAGTCGAACCTGATCCTGGGCATGGGCGAAACCCGCGAGGAAATCTCCGAAGCGCTGCGGGACCTGCACGCCGCAGGGTGTGACCTGATCACGATCACCCAGTACCTGCGCCCGTCCGAACGGCACCTGCCCGTGGACCGGTGGGTCAAGCCGCAGGAGTTCGTGGACCTCCAGCACGAGGCCGAGGAGATCGGCTTCCTCGGCGTGATGTCCGGGCCTCTGGTCCGCTCCTCGTACCGTGCCGGGCGTTTGTGGGCCACCGCGATGCGCAAGAAGGGCTGGGAAATCCCCGCCGCCCTGGCCCACATCGAGTCCTCCGGCACCACCCGCCAGGAAGCCTCCACCATCCTCGCCGCACACGCCTAA
- a CDS encoding L-serine ammonia-lyase produces the protein MAVGVFDLFTVGIGPSSSHTVGPMRAAAVFAGELKDAGVLGSVASLRVDLYGSLAATGRGHGTMTATLLGLEGYHPELILPDEVDERLATIAETGVLNLAGASGEGVELPYAVEDMVLHPLTVLPRHTNGLKFAVSDAEGNTLREATFFSVGGGFIVREGEEDAARAELEETKAELPLPFRTAAELLGRCASKGLGISDIMFINERASRSEEEIREGLLHIWHVMEACVEASLKREGVLPGGLRVRRRAPDWLERLLKEDKDRNDPKYWQEWVNLIALAVNEENATGGRVVTAPTNGAAGIIPAVLYYALHYAPGMDKATQADKDDVVVKFLLAAGAVGVLYKEQASISGAEVGCQGEVGSASSMAAAGLAEVMGGTPGQVENAAEIAMEHNLGLTCDPIGGLVQIPCIERNAIAAAKAINAAKMALWGDGTHRVSLDEVIVTMRETGKDMSSKYKETAMGGLAVNVVEC, from the coding sequence ATGGCTGTTGGTGTTTTCGATTTGTTCACTGTGGGTATTGGCCCGTCGAGTTCGCATACTGTGGGGCCGATGCGTGCTGCTGCGGTGTTCGCTGGCGAGCTCAAGGACGCCGGTGTCCTGGGCTCGGTCGCGTCGTTGCGGGTTGATTTGTATGGCTCTTTGGCTGCGACGGGCCGTGGGCACGGGACCATGACTGCGACCCTGTTGGGCCTTGAGGGTTACCACCCGGAGTTGATCCTGCCTGATGAGGTGGACGAGCGGCTCGCGACGATCGCTGAGACAGGTGTCCTGAACCTGGCTGGTGCCTCAGGAGAAGGCGTGGAGCTGCCGTATGCGGTGGAGGATATGGTGTTGCATCCGTTGACGGTGTTGCCGCGGCATACGAACGGGCTGAAGTTCGCTGTCTCTGATGCTGAGGGGAACACCTTGCGGGAGGCGACGTTCTTCTCTGTCGGTGGTGGGTTCATTGTCCGTGAGGGTGAGGAGGACGCGGCGCGGGCGGAGTTGGAGGAGACGAAGGCGGAGTTGCCGTTGCCGTTCCGTACGGCTGCTGAGTTGCTGGGCCGGTGTGCGTCGAAGGGTTTGGGGATCAGCGACATCATGTTCATCAATGAGCGGGCGTCCCGGTCGGAGGAGGAGATCCGGGAGGGTTTGTTGCATATCTGGCATGTGATGGAGGCTTGTGTTGAGGCGAGCCTGAAGCGTGAGGGTGTGTTGCCCGGGGGTCTACGGGTCCGTCGTCGTGCTCCTGACTGGCTGGAGCGGTTGTTGAAGGAGGACAAGGACCGCAACGATCCGAAGTATTGGCAGGAGTGGGTGAACCTGATCGCGTTGGCGGTCAATGAGGAGAACGCCACTGGTGGGCGGGTGGTCACGGCGCCGACGAATGGTGCGGCGGGGATTATCCCGGCGGTGTTGTATTACGCGTTGCATTATGCCCCGGGCATGGACAAGGCTACCCAGGCTGATAAGGACGATGTGGTGGTGAAGTTCCTGCTGGCTGCCGGTGCGGTGGGTGTGTTGTACAAGGAGCAGGCGTCGATTTCCGGTGCGGAGGTCGGGTGCCAGGGCGAGGTGGGTTCGGCGTCGTCGATGGCTGCTGCGGGGTTGGCCGAGGTGATGGGTGGTACGCCGGGGCAGGTGGAGAACGCGGCGGAGATCGCGATGGAACACAACCTGGGGTTGACGTGTGATCCGATTGGTGGGTTGGTGCAGATTCCGTGTATTGAGCGGAACGCGATCGCGGCGGCGAAGGCGATCAACGCGGCGAAGATGGCGCTCTGGGGGGATGGGACGCACCGGGTGTCGCTGGATGAGGTGATCGTGACCATGCGTGAGACGGGCAAGGACATGTCCTCCAAGTACAAGGAAACCGCGATGGGTGGCCTGGCCGTGAACGTCGTCGAATGCTGA
- the glyA gene encoding serine hydroxymethyltransferase, with protein sequence MNPAAVTEFEQVMSASLDAQLSELDPEIAAKIDDELGRQRDGLEMIASENHTAVAVMQAQGSVLTNKYAEGYPGKRYYGGCEHVDVIEQLAIDRIKSLFGAEFANVQPHSGAQANASVMHALIKPGDTIMGLNLAHGGHLTHGMRINFSGKLYNVIPYGVREDTHTVDMAEVERLAQEHKPALIVAGWSAYARQLDFAEFRRIADSVGAYLMVDMAHFAGLVAAGLHPSPVPHAHVTTSTTHKTLAGPRGGIILTNDADIAKKINSAVFPGQQGGPLEHVIAGKAVAFKIAASEEFRERQERVLAGARILAERLVQPDVAAKGISVVSGGTDVHLVLVDLRNCELDGQQAEDRLAAIDITVNRNAVPFDPRPPMVTSGLRIGTPALATRGFGEAAFREVADIIAEALTADAGTDLSGLRHRVEALAAAHPLYPGVANLA encoded by the coding sequence GTGAACCCGGCAGCCGTGACCGAATTCGAGCAGGTTATGTCGGCGTCGTTGGACGCCCAGCTGTCCGAGCTGGATCCTGAGATTGCCGCAAAGATCGACGACGAACTGGGTCGCCAGCGCGACGGCCTGGAAATGATCGCCTCAGAGAACCACACAGCGGTTGCTGTCATGCAGGCCCAGGGCTCCGTACTGACCAACAAGTACGCCGAGGGCTACCCGGGCAAGCGCTATTACGGTGGCTGCGAGCACGTGGACGTGATCGAGCAGCTCGCAATCGACCGGATCAAGTCCCTCTTCGGTGCCGAGTTCGCGAACGTCCAGCCGCACTCCGGTGCGCAGGCGAACGCGTCAGTGATGCACGCGCTGATCAAGCCGGGCGACACCATCATGGGCCTGAACCTGGCCCACGGCGGCCACCTGACGCACGGCATGCGGATCAACTTCTCCGGCAAGCTCTACAACGTGATCCCCTACGGCGTCCGCGAGGACACCCACACGGTGGACATGGCCGAGGTGGAGCGCCTGGCCCAGGAGCACAAACCGGCTCTTATCGTTGCCGGCTGGTCCGCTTACGCGCGGCAGCTGGATTTCGCTGAGTTCCGCCGGATTGCCGACTCCGTCGGTGCCTACCTCATGGTGGATATGGCACACTTCGCGGGCCTGGTTGCTGCGGGGCTGCACCCGTCGCCGGTGCCGCACGCCCACGTCACCACATCCACCACGCACAAGACCCTCGCCGGTCCGCGTGGCGGCATCATCCTCACCAACGACGCCGACATCGCCAAGAAGATCAACTCGGCTGTGTTCCCAGGCCAGCAAGGTGGGCCGCTGGAGCACGTCATCGCCGGGAAGGCCGTCGCCTTCAAGATCGCCGCTTCCGAAGAGTTCCGCGAGCGTCAGGAACGTGTTCTTGCCGGCGCCCGGATTCTTGCCGAACGCTTGGTCCAGCCCGACGTTGCAGCCAAGGGCATCTCCGTTGTGTCCGGCGGCACCGACGTGCACTTGGTGCTCGTCGACCTGCGCAACTGCGAACTCGACGGCCAGCAGGCCGAGGACCGCCTCGCCGCGATCGACATCACCGTCAACCGCAACGCCGTCCCGTTCGACCCGCGCCCGCCAATGGTCACCTCTGGCCTGCGGATCGGCACCCCGGCCCTCGCTACGCGGGGCTTCGGGGAAGCTGCCTTCCGCGAGGTTGCGGATATCATCGCCGAGGCGTTGACGGCCGACGCCGGTACGGACCTTTCGGGGTTGCGGCACCGCGTTGAGGCACTTGCCGCCGCGCACCCGCTCTACCCGGGTGTTGCGAACCTCGCCTGA
- the gcvH gene encoding glycine cleavage system protein GcvH: MSKVVAELKYSAEHEWVASDGSGPVGIGISAVAADALGDIVYVDLPEVGSTVTAGETCGEVESTKSVSDLYSPVTGEVTEINDAVVSDPALINNDPYGAGWLFKVAATEEGPLMSAEEYAATNGGEL; this comes from the coding sequence ATGAGCAAAGTAGTTGCCGAGCTGAAGTACTCGGCTGAGCACGAATGGGTTGCTTCGGATGGGTCCGGGCCTGTGGGGATTGGGATCTCTGCGGTGGCTGCGGATGCCTTGGGCGACATTGTCTACGTTGACCTTCCGGAGGTGGGCTCCACTGTGACCGCGGGTGAGACGTGTGGCGAAGTTGAGTCCACGAAGTCCGTGTCCGATCTGTACTCGCCTGTGACGGGTGAGGTGACCGAGATCAACGACGCCGTTGTCAGCGATCCCGCCCTCATCAACAACGATCCCTATGGTGCCGGCTGGCTGTTCAAGGTGGCCGCCACTGAAGAAGGGCCACTCATGTCTGCTGAGGAATACGCTGCAACGAACGGAGGAGAACTGTGA
- the gcvT gene encoding glycine cleavage system aminomethyltransferase GcvT, which translates to MTENYTALYEQHKKAGASFTDFGGWQMPLKYESELAEHHAVRNAAGLFDLSHMGEVWVSGPDAAAFLDFALVGKLSAIAVGKAKYSLICNADGGIIDDLISYRRAEDKYLVVPNAGNAKVVAAALLERAAGFDVVVQDASAETSLIAVQGPNAEAILLTLVPAEQHALVTELKYYAAVEVEINGQDLLLARTGYTGEDGFEIYIPNVDAAGLWEALLEVGEGHGLIPAGLAARDSLRLEAGMPLYGNELSRYVNAYAAGLGPVVSLAKESDFIGKEALTAIKAAGVGSTIGQKLVGLKGTGRRAARAHYSVLKDGSLIGEVTSGQPSPTLGYPVALAYVDVEHSEPGTIVDVDLRGKAEPFEVVALPFYKRVK; encoded by the coding sequence ATGACTGAGAACTACACCGCTCTTTATGAGCAGCACAAAAAGGCCGGCGCGTCCTTCACGGATTTCGGCGGCTGGCAGATGCCCCTTAAATACGAGTCCGAACTCGCGGAGCACCACGCAGTCCGCAACGCAGCCGGCCTGTTCGATCTCTCCCACATGGGTGAAGTTTGGGTCAGCGGCCCGGACGCGGCCGCCTTCCTGGATTTCGCGCTCGTGGGCAAGTTGTCCGCGATCGCAGTGGGCAAGGCCAAGTACTCGCTGATCTGCAACGCCGACGGCGGCATCATCGACGACCTCATTTCTTACCGTCGCGCTGAAGACAAGTACCTCGTGGTCCCGAACGCGGGCAACGCCAAGGTAGTTGCGGCGGCTCTGCTGGAGCGGGCCGCGGGCTTCGACGTCGTCGTCCAGGACGCCTCTGCCGAGACTTCGCTTATCGCCGTACAGGGTCCGAACGCGGAGGCCATTCTGCTGACTTTGGTTCCCGCCGAGCAGCATGCCCTCGTGACCGAACTGAAGTACTACGCCGCTGTTGAGGTTGAGATTAACGGGCAGGACTTGTTGCTGGCCCGCACTGGTTACACCGGCGAAGACGGCTTCGAGATCTACATTCCGAACGTTGACGCAGCTGGCCTGTGGGAAGCCCTCCTCGAAGTCGGCGAAGGCCACGGCCTCATCCCCGCAGGGCTCGCAGCACGTGACTCCCTGCGCCTCGAAGCGGGTATGCCGCTCTACGGCAACGAACTGTCCCGCTACGTCAACGCCTACGCGGCCGGACTGGGACCGGTGGTCTCTCTGGCCAAGGAAAGCGACTTCATTGGCAAGGAAGCCCTGACTGCTATCAAGGCCGCGGGCGTCGGTTCCACCATCGGACAGAAGCTCGTCGGCCTCAAGGGAACCGGGCGACGTGCGGCCCGCGCCCACTACTCGGTCCTCAAGGACGGCTCACTCATCGGCGAAGTCACCTCCGGCCAGCCAAGCCCGACCCTCGGTTACCCGGTGGCGTTGGCGTATGTCGACGTCGAGCATTCAGAACCCGGCACGATCGTGGACGTCGACCTCCGCGGAAAAGCTGAGCCGTTCGAAGTGGTCGCGCTGCCGTTCTATAAGCGCGTCAAGTAG